A region of Candidatus Chlorobium masyuteum DNA encodes the following proteins:
- a CDS encoding DNA polymerase III subunit alpha, with amino-acid sequence MDFVHLHAHTHYSMQSSPIFPGELFSAASGFGMKSVAVTDYCAIFNMPELFYEAKNAGIKLIIGSELLLLESDTHQHSRTPTSPSLVLLVQNDTGYRNLCILLSRAAKDGFVNGMPHIESRLLEQYHDGLVCLSAYSSGRIGRALLAGAIDEAETFAAYYQEIFGDNFYLELQQHQAPFDEKLNRDTIALAEKLSIELVATNNVHYLERKDAGCYRAMVANRTKEKLSSQNLQALAGSDHYLKSSDEMSRLFSDEHRELSNSLLIAEKCTYTFCQKEPVLPHFPLPEGFHDEFAYLSHLTWEGAKEKYADSEAEGISKEEVKSRIELELGVIEKMGFSSYFLIVSDLIAASRTLGYSVGPGRGSAAGSIVAYLTGITRIDPLRYKLLFERFLNPERSSMPDIDIDFTPVGKQKVLEYTVEKYGTESVAKVIAIGTLGAKAAIRDAGRVLEVPLPLVDKLAKLVPTKPGITLEKALHESNELKQFSESSPEIRELVRYARALEGRARNVSMHAGAVVITSGPLEEQVPLYVSNKIETEVRKFADEIDLDEPAPGSMKGSDGVDEKQLVTQFDKNWIETAGLLKIDYLGLETLAVIDETLRMIKRRYDLDIELEKVPMNDRKTFKIFQEGKMAGIFQFESSGMQSYMTRLQPTQIGDIIAMSALYRPGALNARIDEKRNAVDLFVDRKHGREAIDYMHPMLEEILKETYGVIVYQEQVMQISQVMGGFSLAKADNLRKAMGKKMPEIMEKYKADFVQGAIAQGVHDTLATRVFELMAEFAGYGFNKSHSAAYGVLAYWTGYLKAHYTIEFMTAVLNSEIGDTERMKHLTDEAKSFGISTLPPSINKSDALFSVEDSDDGRSCSIRVGLSAIKQVGGAARAVVTSKLRRKRDFQNLFDLAASVDLRVMNRKALECLILAGAFDEIDQHRARLIANVDKAIKFGQMQNRSVTLGQCGFFTAEEGALLEEEHYPDMDQAEPMAEAEKLLHEKKLVGFYLSHHPLSPYRRDWQAFTTLQLNAKEIIAAKQYKVIGVIVSVKPYQDRKGKQMLFGTIEDFTGKADFTVFASVFEQYGHLIKPEEVLMLIAEGEVSGGMLKLLVREIVPIKKVRNSLVKKIVLKIDADDQLQLERLAGVKKVFEAHKGGTPVEFEVNAQSGDNIEMITVFARNTPVEASESAIEQLEKILGPDNVRISG; translated from the coding sequence ATGGATTTTGTTCATTTGCATGCTCATACGCACTATTCAATGCAGAGCAGTCCGATTTTTCCGGGTGAACTTTTTTCCGCAGCGTCAGGGTTCGGTATGAAGAGTGTCGCGGTTACTGATTATTGCGCTATTTTCAATATGCCGGAGCTTTTCTATGAAGCAAAAAATGCCGGTATCAAGCTTATTATCGGCAGTGAACTCCTCCTGCTTGAATCCGATACACACCAGCACAGCCGCACCCCCACGTCACCCTCCCTTGTGCTTCTTGTCCAGAACGATACCGGCTATCGCAATCTCTGTATTCTGCTCTCACGGGCGGCAAAAGACGGCTTTGTCAACGGTATGCCGCATATTGAGAGCCGTCTGCTTGAACAGTATCATGACGGGCTGGTCTGTTTATCCGCTTACAGTTCGGGACGTATAGGTCGAGCTCTGCTGGCCGGTGCGATTGATGAAGCGGAAACATTTGCAGCCTACTACCAGGAGATTTTCGGTGATAACTTCTATCTCGAATTGCAGCAACACCAGGCACCGTTTGATGAAAAGCTCAACCGGGACACCATAGCGCTTGCTGAAAAATTATCGATTGAACTTGTTGCCACCAACAATGTTCACTATCTCGAAAGAAAGGATGCCGGCTGTTACCGGGCGATGGTTGCCAACCGAACCAAGGAGAAGCTCTCCAGTCAGAACCTCCAGGCACTGGCCGGTTCTGATCACTATCTGAAGTCATCAGATGAGATGAGCCGTCTTTTCAGTGATGAGCATCGTGAGCTAAGCAACTCACTGCTGATTGCAGAAAAGTGTACCTACACCTTCTGCCAGAAAGAGCCGGTGCTGCCGCATTTTCCTTTGCCGGAGGGGTTTCATGACGAGTTTGCCTATCTCAGCCATCTGACATGGGAGGGTGCAAAGGAGAAATATGCTGATTCGGAAGCCGAAGGTATTTCAAAGGAGGAGGTGAAGTCGCGCATAGAGCTTGAACTTGGCGTGATTGAGAAAATGGGGTTCAGCTCCTACTTTCTCATAGTCAGTGACCTGATTGCAGCTTCCCGTACCCTCGGCTATTCGGTAGGGCCAGGACGCGGATCAGCTGCAGGAAGTATTGTGGCTTACCTTACCGGTATTACAAGGATTGATCCTCTTCGGTACAAGCTGCTTTTTGAGCGGTTTCTGAATCCTGAACGCTCGTCGATGCCCGATATCGATATTGACTTTACTCCGGTGGGCAAGCAGAAGGTTCTTGAATACACCGTTGAAAAATATGGTACCGAGAGTGTTGCCAAAGTGATTGCGATCGGGACGCTCGGAGCCAAAGCGGCGATACGTGATGCAGGCAGGGTGCTGGAGGTTCCGCTTCCACTGGTAGACAAGCTGGCGAAACTTGTTCCGACCAAGCCGGGCATTACGCTTGAAAAGGCGTTGCATGAAAGCAATGAGCTGAAGCAGTTTTCTGAAAGTTCACCCGAAATCCGGGAGCTTGTACGCTATGCCCGTGCTCTTGAGGGCAGAGCCCGCAACGTCTCCATGCATGCCGGGGCGGTTGTTATTACTTCCGGTCCTCTCGAAGAGCAGGTTCCTCTCTATGTTTCCAACAAGATCGAAACCGAGGTTCGCAAATTCGCTGATGAGATTGATCTTGACGAACCCGCTCCTGGCAGCATGAAGGGTTCCGACGGTGTTGACGAAAAGCAGCTCGTTACGCAGTTCGACAAGAACTGGATCGAAACGGCTGGACTGCTCAAGATTGACTATCTCGGCCTCGAAACCCTTGCCGTTATTGATGAAACGCTTCGCATGATCAAGCGGCGTTACGATCTTGATATTGAGCTTGAGAAAGTTCCCATGAACGATCGCAAGACGTTCAAGATTTTCCAGGAAGGGAAGATGGCCGGCATTTTCCAGTTTGAGTCATCGGGAATGCAGAGCTATATGACCCGACTGCAGCCAACCCAGATCGGTGATATCATAGCCATGAGTGCCCTCTACCGGCCGGGTGCACTTAACGCACGGATCGATGAGAAGCGTAATGCTGTCGATCTTTTTGTTGACCGCAAGCATGGGCGCGAAGCGATTGACTACATGCACCCGATGCTTGAAGAGATTCTCAAGGAGACCTATGGTGTTATTGTTTACCAGGAGCAGGTGATGCAGATCTCCCAGGTGATGGGAGGATTCTCTCTGGCCAAGGCGGATAATCTCCGCAAGGCTATGGGGAAAAAGATGCCCGAGATCATGGAGAAGTACAAGGCGGATTTTGTTCAGGGAGCGATTGCGCAAGGTGTGCATGATACCCTGGCCACAAGGGTGTTCGAGCTGATGGCCGAGTTTGCCGGATACGGATTCAATAAAAGTCACTCTGCGGCTTACGGGGTTCTGGCATACTGGACCGGGTACTTGAAAGCTCACTACACCATTGAGTTTATGACCGCAGTGCTGAACAGCGAAATTGGCGATACCGAGCGGATGAAACACCTGACCGATGAGGCCAAGAGTTTTGGTATTTCGACCCTGCCGCCTTCGATCAATAAAAGTGATGCCCTGTTTTCTGTTGAAGATTCCGACGATGGCCGCTCATGCTCCATTCGAGTAGGGCTGAGTGCCATCAAACAGGTCGGCGGTGCCGCTCGGGCGGTTGTTACCTCAAAGCTTCGCCGGAAGCGGGACTTTCAGAACCTCTTTGACCTGGCAGCCTCGGTCGATCTTCGGGTCATGAACCGCAAGGCTCTTGAGTGCCTTATCCTTGCCGGTGCCTTTGATGAGATTGACCAGCATCGGGCACGGTTGATTGCCAATGTTGACAAGGCTATCAAGTTCGGCCAGATGCAGAACCGTTCGGTAACGCTTGGCCAGTGCGGCTTTTTTACCGCTGAAGAGGGTGCTCTGCTTGAAGAGGAGCACTATCCTGATATGGATCAGGCCGAACCGATGGCGGAAGCAGAAAAACTGCTGCATGAAAAGAAACTTGTGGGATTTTATCTGAGCCATCATCCCCTTTCACCCTACCGTCGCGACTGGCAGGCTTTTACGACGCTTCAGCTCAATGCAAAGGAGATTATTGCGGCAAAGCAGTACAAGGTTATCGGTGTCATTGTATCGGTAAAGCCCTATCAGGACAGGAAAGGCAAACAGATGCTGTTCGGCACCATTGAGGACTTTACCGGAAAGGCGGATTTTACCGTTTTTGCCAGCGTTTTTGAGCAGTACGGGCATCTGATAAAACCCGAAGAGGTGCTGATGCTGATTGCCGAAGGAGAGGTGAGCGGCGGTATGCTCAAACTGCTTGTCAGGGAGATTGTGCCGATTAAAAAGGTGAGAAACTCCCTTGTTAAAAAAATTGTTCTGAAAATTGATGCCGATGACCAGCTTCAGCTTGAACGTCTTGCGGGAGTAAAAAAAGTATTTGAAGCACATAAAGGGGGCACTCCGGTTGAATTCGAAGTGAATGCGCAGTCGGGAGATAATATTGAGATGATAACGGTTTTTGCCCGCAATACCCCTGTCGAGGCCTCCGAGAGCGCTATTGAACAGCTTGAGAAGATACTTGGACCTGATAATGTCAGGATTTCGGGGTAG
- the trxA gene encoding thioredoxin, producing the protein MSGKYLVATDQNFQAEILDSSKVALVDFWAAWCGPCMMLGPVIEELAGDYEGKAVIAKLNVDENPATAAKYGIRSIPSLLIFKNGQVVDQLLGAVPKNQIAKKIDDQLV; encoded by the coding sequence ATGAGCGGAAAATATCTTGTAGCAACAGACCAGAATTTCCAGGCCGAGATTCTTGATTCATCGAAAGTGGCTCTTGTTGATTTCTGGGCTGCATGGTGCGGACCATGCATGATGCTTGGCCCGGTTATTGAAGAACTTGCCGGTGATTATGAGGGAAAGGCGGTTATTGCAAAACTCAATGTTGATGAGAACCCTGCCACCGCTGCCAAATATGGCATCAGAAGCATCCCGAGCCTTTTGATCTTCAAGAACGGTCAGGTTGTTGACCAGTTGCTTGGAGCAGTACCGAAAAACCAGATTGCCAAAAAAATAGACGATCAGCTCGTCTGA